A single region of the Schizosaccharomyces osmophilus chromosome 3, complete sequence genome encodes:
- the rml2 gene encoding mitochondrial ribosomal protein subunit L2, whose translation MLRVSQFWGSISPFRSCPRILRYASTAPNGAEFLADNERPIDTSLLFREKTKFQLKKYKPISPGLRHLQRPITENLWKKGPYRPLTEAKRKTGGRNDSGRITVRHIGGGHKQRIRLVDFKRVSPGPCKVLRIEYDPGRSGHIALIESLDEEKRKSYILACDGLQAGDTVESFRNLMALDKDGKLPVLNSTLATELEDGTFASRNLKPGNCFPLRLIPVGTIIHAIGVQPGQKAKLCRSAGSSARLIAFNDKKYAIVRLQSGEERRILATSFATIGTVSNIYWQHRQLGKAGRSRWLGIRPTVRGTAMNACDHPHGGGGGKNIGNKPSQSPTGVLAKGGYKTRKGKNVNKLLVRSRPRGKDKR comes from the exons ATGTTGAGAGTGTCCCAATTTTGGGGATCTATAAGCCCGTTTCGGAGCTGCCCGAGAATTCTTCGATATGCCTCTACAGCTCCGAACGGTGCAGAATTCTTGGCTGACAACGAGCGGCCAATCGACACAAGTTTATTGTTTCgagagaaaacaaaatttcag ctaaaaaaatacaaaccCATCTCCCCTGGTCTACGACATTTGCAGCGTCCCATTACGGAGAATTTATGGAAGAAAGGTCCTTACCGTCCATTGACAGAAGCCAAGCGCAAAACGGGAGGTAGAAACGATAGCGGTCGAATTACTGTGCGACACATTGGCGGTGGACACAAGCAAAGAATTCGACTTGTTGACTTCAAACGGGTTTCTCCTGGACCGTGTAAGGTATTACGGATTGAGTACGATCCTGGTAGGAGTGGACATATCGCCTTGATTGAAAGTTTGGACGAAGAAAAGCGGAAAAGTTACATTTTAGCTTGTGATGGCCTTCAAGCTGGTGACACCGTAGAAAGCTTCCGCAATTTAATGGCGCTGGATAAGGACGGAAAGCTTCCGGTATTGAATTCTACTCTAGCTACTGAATTAGAGGACGGAACGTTTGCTTCTCGTAACCTTAAACCAGgaaattgttttcctttgcGTCTAATTCCAGTTGGTACTATAATTCACGCTATTGGCGTTCAACCTGgccaaaaagcaaagttgTGCAGATCTGCTGGTTCAAGTGCTCGACTCATTGCGTTCAATGACAAAAAGTATGCAATTGTGAGATTACAAAGTGGTGAAGAACGGAGGATTTTAGCCACTTCTTTTGCTACAATTGGAACAGTCAGTAACATTTACTGGCAACACAGACAACTAGGAAAGGCAGGACGTTCCCGTTGGCTTGGTATCCGTCCTACGGTGCGTGGTACAGCCATGAACGCTTGCGATCACCCTCACGGAGGTGGTGGAGGTAAAAATATCGGTAACAAGCCATCTCAATCACCTACTGGTGTTTTGGCTAAGGGAGGCTACAAGACTCGTAAGGGCAAAAATGTGAATAAGCTTCTTGTTCGCAGCCGCCCTCGTGGTAAAGATAAACGCTAG